In Marinobacter sp. es.048, the following proteins share a genomic window:
- a CDS encoding sirohydrochlorin chelatase → MKGPRIILLAHGSSDKRWCETFEQLAAPTLASVNNARVAYMELAKPSMDTVIKEGVSEGITEFTVVPLFLAAGRHLRKDVPAMIEDLEKSHCATIQLAPPIGENPLLGQAIRDVVMLQLEQAPA, encoded by the coding sequence ATGAAAGGCCCCCGCATTATTCTGTTGGCCCATGGAAGCAGTGACAAGCGCTGGTGTGAAACATTTGAACAACTTGCTGCGCCAACCCTTGCGTCCGTTAACAACGCTCGGGTTGCCTACATGGAACTGGCTAAACCATCCATGGATACAGTTATCAAAGAAGGTGTTTCGGAGGGCATAACAGAGTTTACGGTCGTCCCCCTGTTCCTTGCCGCCGGACGTCACTTGCGCAAGGACGTTCCCGCGATGATTGAAGATCTCGAAAAATCACATTGCGCAACCATTCAACTTGCGCCACCGATTGGAGAAAACCCTCTGCTGGGACAGGCGATCCGGGATGTTGTTATGCTTCAATTGGAACAGGCGCCAGCCTGA
- the der gene encoding ribosome biogenesis GTPase Der translates to MTPVIALVGRPNVGKSTLFNQMTRSRDALVADFPGLTRDRKYGEGSYEGQRFIVIDTGGLTGDEQGLDLEMARQSMQAVEEADIVLFLVDGRAGLTAGDELIADSLRRSGKQAHLVVNKTDGQDPDIAASDFYSLGFESTFLIAASHNRGIRSMLEILLPSEEEREEEDRADRYPGIRIGIVGRPNVGKSTLVNRMLGEERVVVYDMPGTTRDSVYIPYERQGSQYTLIDTAGVRRRKNVSEVVEKFSIIKTLQAIDDAHVVILVIDAREGLVDQDLHLIGFVLDAGRSLVIAINKWDGMDPDDRAKVKEQVQRRLDFLDYADKHYISALHGSGVGVMYESVQACYESAMAKWPTNRLTAILQDAIAQHQPPMVHGRRIKLRYAHQGGSNPPVIVVHGNQVDSLPGAYKRYLENTFRKVLKVTGSPIRFEFKSGENPFAGKVDRLTPRQKVKKDNDEKKGYRPKKQRQKSLKR, encoded by the coding sequence ATGACCCCAGTTATTGCCCTTGTCGGACGCCCTAACGTCGGCAAATCGACATTATTTAATCAGATGACCCGTTCCAGGGATGCCCTGGTTGCGGATTTTCCGGGGCTTACCCGTGACCGCAAATACGGTGAGGGCAGCTACGAGGGGCAGCGCTTCATCGTCATAGATACCGGTGGTCTTACCGGTGACGAGCAGGGCCTTGATCTCGAAATGGCCCGCCAGTCCATGCAAGCGGTAGAAGAGGCTGACATTGTTCTGTTTCTGGTGGACGGCCGTGCCGGCCTGACCGCAGGCGATGAGCTTATTGCAGACAGTCTTCGTCGGTCCGGCAAGCAGGCTCATCTGGTTGTGAACAAGACAGATGGACAGGATCCGGACATCGCCGCATCCGATTTCTACAGCCTTGGCTTCGAATCTACCTTCCTGATTGCTGCTTCCCACAATCGCGGGATCCGGTCAATGTTGGAAATCCTGTTGCCCTCCGAGGAGGAGCGGGAAGAGGAGGACCGGGCGGACCGATATCCCGGCATTCGTATCGGAATAGTTGGCCGACCGAACGTGGGTAAATCCACACTGGTCAACCGTATGCTCGGTGAAGAGCGAGTCGTGGTTTACGACATGCCGGGCACTACCCGGGATAGCGTTTATATCCCGTACGAACGCCAAGGCAGTCAATACACACTGATTGATACCGCCGGTGTCCGTCGTCGCAAGAATGTCAGCGAAGTGGTGGAGAAGTTCTCCATTATCAAAACGCTACAGGCAATTGATGACGCTCATGTGGTTATTCTGGTCATTGATGCCCGGGAAGGGTTGGTGGATCAGGATCTTCACCTGATCGGGTTTGTCCTTGATGCCGGCCGTTCGCTGGTGATTGCCATCAACAAGTGGGATGGTATGGATCCCGATGACCGCGCCAAGGTCAAAGAGCAGGTGCAGCGTCGTCTCGACTTCCTGGATTACGCTGATAAGCATTATATCTCGGCGCTTCATGGCTCCGGTGTGGGCGTGATGTACGAGTCGGTGCAAGCGTGTTACGAGTCAGCCATGGCAAAATGGCCAACCAATCGCCTGACCGCCATTCTGCAGGATGCTATTGCCCAGCATCAGCCACCCATGGTGCACGGGCGTCGAATCAAACTGCGTTACGCGCACCAAGGCGGCTCTAACCCGCCGGTCATTGTTGTTCACGGTAACCAGGTGGATTCGCTGCCGGGCGCGTACAAGCGTTACCTTGAGAATACCTTCCGCAAGGTTCTGAAAGTAACCGGTTCACCAATCCGGTTCGAGTTCAAATCGGGCGAAAACCCGTTTGCCGGCAAAGTGGACCGCTTGACGCCGCGTCAGAAGGTGAAAAAAGACAACGACGAGAAGAAGGGCTATCGTCCGAAGAAACAGCGCCAGAAGAGTCTCAAGCGCTGA
- a CDS encoding murein L,D-transpeptidase catalytic domain family protein has product MLAALPVASFAASLDDQLLDRLREAAPKIDTAVLKTAINASRCAVSNGVQMPERLAVIDFSLPSSQERLWIFDLETGELLLRDLVAHGKNSGNFESTAFSNVEGSYQSSIGLFQAGESYYGKHGYSLRLDGLEPGINDLARQRAIVIHGADYVNDSWVSKYGRIGRSHGCPAVDNQIVKRVVDNLKGGQLVFKYYPDQEWLHSSGFLKCDSKTLAGKNLQKSG; this is encoded by the coding sequence ATGTTGGCTGCGCTACCTGTGGCTTCGTTTGCCGCCTCTCTGGATGACCAGCTGCTTGATCGCCTTCGTGAAGCCGCGCCGAAAATTGACACAGCGGTTCTCAAGACGGCAATCAACGCTTCTCGTTGCGCTGTTTCCAATGGTGTGCAGATGCCGGAGCGGCTCGCGGTTATCGATTTCTCGTTGCCGTCCAGTCAGGAAAGACTGTGGATCTTTGACCTCGAAACGGGTGAGTTGTTGCTGCGTGATCTCGTCGCACATGGCAAAAATTCAGGGAATTTCGAATCGACCGCCTTCTCCAATGTCGAGGGCAGCTATCAGTCCAGTATCGGGCTTTTTCAGGCCGGGGAATCCTATTACGGAAAGCACGGTTACTCGCTCAGGCTGGACGGTCTTGAGCCGGGCATTAATGACCTTGCCAGGCAGCGTGCCATCGTTATTCATGGCGCCGACTATGTGAATGATTCCTGGGTCAGTAAATACGGCCGTATAGGTCGTAGCCATGGGTGCCCGGCCGTGGACAACCAGATCGTGAAGCGTGTGGTGGATAACCTGAAGGGCGGCCAGTTGGTGTTCAAGTACTATCCTGACCAAGAGTGGCTGCACAGTTCCGGTTTCCTGAAATGCGACAGCAAGACACTGGCAGGAAAAAACCTGCAAAAAAGTGGTTGA
- a CDS encoding TIGR01777 family oxidoreductase has product MSKRILITGGTGFIGHVLCRELLARNYELTVFSRQSAETVKSSCGRVEAIRDLEQLRSHPGYDGVINLAGEGIANKRWSEARKQELRDSRIGVTETLVEVIRSWERAPDVLVSGSAVGFYGDQGAATVTEDTSPNDEFTHRLCRDWENAAKPLADDGVRVCFSRTGVVAGPDGGFLERMILPFKLGLGGRLGSGTQYMPWVHRADVVGALIWMMENPEASGPYNVVSPNPATNAEFTRSLGKVLHRPTLFPAPAPVLKVALGEMARLLLTGQKAIPEKLVSQQFQFRYPDLEQALSQSVAPAKSR; this is encoded by the coding sequence ATGTCTAAAAGGATTCTGATTACCGGTGGTACCGGATTTATCGGCCATGTGCTGTGCCGCGAATTGCTGGCACGGAATTACGAGCTTACGGTTTTCAGCCGGCAATCGGCAGAAACGGTGAAGTCCAGTTGCGGTCGGGTCGAAGCGATCCGTGATCTGGAGCAGCTTCGCTCCCACCCTGGGTATGATGGTGTTATCAACCTCGCCGGTGAAGGCATCGCGAACAAACGTTGGTCAGAGGCCCGCAAACAGGAACTGCGGGACAGCCGGATTGGGGTAACCGAAACGCTGGTTGAGGTCATACGAAGTTGGGAAAGAGCGCCAGATGTTCTGGTCTCCGGATCGGCCGTTGGCTTTTACGGGGACCAGGGAGCTGCAACGGTAACCGAAGACACCAGCCCGAATGATGAGTTTACTCATCGTCTGTGCCGCGACTGGGAAAACGCGGCCAAACCCCTTGCCGACGATGGCGTGCGGGTTTGCTTCTCCCGGACCGGGGTGGTGGCAGGCCCGGATGGTGGCTTCCTTGAACGGATGATCCTACCCTTTAAATTAGGGCTGGGCGGTCGCCTTGGCAGTGGTACCCAGTACATGCCGTGGGTCCACAGGGCAGATGTGGTCGGCGCACTCATCTGGATGATGGAAAACCCGGAGGCGTCCGGCCCATACAATGTGGTGAGCCCGAACCCGGCAACGAACGCAGAATTCACTCGTAGCCTTGGAAAGGTCTTACATCGTCCTACCCTGTTTCCGGCACCTGCTCCGGTCCTCAAAGTGGCTCTGGGCGAAATGGCGCGGCTTCTTCTTACCGGCCAGAAGGCTATTCCGGAAAAGCTTGTCAGCCAACAGTTCCAGTTCCGGTATCCGGATCTGGAACAGGCGCTATCCCAATCCGTTGCTCCAGCGAAATCCCGATAA
- the pta gene encoding phosphate acetyltransferase — MAKSLFFAPTSMDSGLTSVCLGLLRALERVGVSVGFYKPFCQTVHRAESMHNAGQDSSVAFVRASSHLNPPDPIALKEAQQLLNRGKSDYLLETVVGEYQKVAQDVDVVIIEGLVPDRSEAYIARLNVEVARNLGSEVILVSTPKSLDARQMDEELDFSSRLFANPSDPDVIGVILNKVGEPEQAGLEPRSNSNHPAPPTIDYRNQCKVFSEGRFRLIAEIPWQPELLAPRVSDITRELGLPVLNEGQMHSRRVQKVSVCARSIRNMTDTLKPGTLLVTPGDREDIVVTTAVAALNGVPLAGLMLTGGLMPDQRVIDLCHRALETGLPVLGSDANTYETAHMLANLSSAIPTDDPNRIEKAMEAVATRIDTEWLQQHLKVARQNRLSPPAFRYQLSERARAANKRIVLPEGSEPRTVQAAIICHKRKLARCALIGNTAEIRRVADSQDLELPEDIEIIDPAEVRQRYVGPMVDLRKHKGLTSEMAEAMLEDNVVLGTMMVALDEADGLVSGAIHTTANTVRPALQLIKTHDNAKVVSSVFFMLLPQQVVVYGDCAINPDPNAEELADIAIQSAESAEAFGIEPLVAIISYSTGESGSGQDVDKVREATKIARKRRPDLLIDGPLQYDAAAIESVARSKAPDSKVAGKATVFVFPDLNTGNTTYKAVQRSANVVSIGPMLQGLRKPVNDLSRGALVEDIVFTVALTAVQAKQVESAGPG, encoded by the coding sequence ATGGCAAAGAGTCTCTTTTTTGCACCAACATCCATGGATTCAGGGCTCACTTCGGTCTGTCTCGGTCTGCTGCGCGCCCTGGAACGGGTCGGCGTGAGCGTCGGCTTTTACAAGCCTTTCTGTCAGACCGTTCACCGCGCCGAATCCATGCATAACGCAGGTCAGGACTCCTCCGTCGCCTTCGTGCGGGCAAGCAGTCATCTGAATCCGCCAGATCCAATTGCCCTCAAAGAAGCCCAGCAACTGCTCAACAGGGGCAAATCTGATTATCTGCTCGAGACAGTGGTCGGCGAATACCAGAAAGTTGCCCAAGACGTGGACGTGGTGATCATCGAAGGCCTGGTTCCGGACCGCAGCGAAGCCTATATTGCCAGGTTAAACGTAGAGGTCGCCCGCAATCTCGGTTCCGAAGTCATCCTGGTAAGTACTCCCAAAAGCCTGGACGCCCGACAAATGGATGAAGAACTGGACTTCTCATCACGCCTTTTTGCCAACCCAAGCGACCCGGATGTCATTGGTGTCATACTGAACAAGGTGGGAGAACCGGAGCAGGCGGGGCTTGAACCCCGATCCAACAGCAACCACCCTGCTCCGCCTACCATTGATTACCGGAACCAGTGCAAAGTATTCAGCGAGGGCCGCTTTAGGCTGATTGCCGAGATTCCCTGGCAGCCGGAGCTGCTTGCACCGCGAGTCTCCGACATAACCAGGGAACTCGGGTTACCGGTTCTCAATGAGGGGCAGATGCATTCCAGGCGGGTCCAGAAGGTGTCAGTGTGTGCCCGAAGCATCCGCAATATGACCGATACCCTGAAACCCGGCACCTTGTTGGTCACACCAGGCGATCGGGAAGACATCGTAGTGACCACAGCTGTTGCTGCTCTGAACGGGGTCCCACTGGCCGGTCTGATGCTCACCGGTGGACTGATGCCGGACCAGCGCGTGATTGACCTCTGCCATCGGGCGCTGGAAACCGGTTTGCCGGTACTGGGCTCCGATGCCAATACCTATGAGACGGCCCACATGCTGGCCAATCTGTCTTCCGCCATTCCAACCGATGACCCCAACCGGATTGAAAAAGCGATGGAAGCGGTTGCGACCCGAATAGACACCGAATGGTTGCAGCAGCACCTCAAAGTCGCACGACAGAACAGACTTTCTCCTCCCGCTTTCCGGTATCAGCTATCAGAACGTGCCCGGGCAGCGAACAAACGCATCGTACTGCCTGAAGGGAGCGAACCAAGAACCGTACAGGCGGCCATCATCTGTCATAAGCGCAAGCTGGCGCGGTGTGCCCTGATCGGCAATACGGCGGAGATACGGCGGGTTGCAGATTCCCAGGATCTGGAACTGCCTGAGGACATCGAGATTATTGATCCAGCAGAAGTTCGCCAGCGCTATGTCGGTCCAATGGTAGACCTGCGCAAGCATAAGGGACTGACATCTGAAATGGCCGAAGCCATGCTCGAGGACAATGTCGTGCTCGGCACCATGATGGTGGCTCTTGATGAGGCCGATGGTCTGGTATCGGGAGCCATCCACACAACGGCCAATACCGTGCGCCCCGCACTTCAGCTGATCAAAACCCATGACAACGCGAAAGTAGTCTCTTCTGTGTTCTTCATGCTGCTTCCGCAACAGGTAGTCGTCTACGGGGACTGCGCCATTAATCCGGATCCAAATGCCGAGGAACTGGCAGACATTGCTATACAGAGCGCTGAATCAGCCGAAGCCTTCGGAATAGAGCCACTGGTCGCGATCATCAGCTACAGCACGGGTGAATCAGGCAGTGGCCAGGACGTGGACAAAGTCAGAGAAGCCACGAAAATTGCTCGTAAGCGCAGGCCGGATCTTTTGATAGACGGGCCGCTTCAATACGATGCTGCGGCCATTGAGAGCGTGGCCAGGAGCAAGGCGCCGGACAGCAAGGTTGCAGGCAAGGCTACAGTTTTCGTATTTCCGGATCTGAACACCGGTAACACCACCTACAAGGCCGTTCAGCGTAGTGCCAATGTGGTCAGTATCGGTCCAATGCTGCAGGGGCTGCGCAAGCCGGTCAACGATTTGTCCCGGGGCGCACTGGTGGAGGATATTGTGTTTACCGTTGCCTTGACCGCCGTTCAGGCCAAGCAGGTTGAAAGTGCCGGGCCTGGCTGA
- a CDS encoding MOSC domain-containing protein — MKVHSLFVYPVKSLSGIEVARFDTDDFGPVGDRRWMIVDDDRRFVTQREHPELARVGTRLESDRVIISIPDEGEYSLIASEEETRVLVWRDWVKARTGLPEANDALSRFCGKPVRLVFMPDSSFRRVDAGRVDEYRRVGFADGFPFLVTNTASLAELNTRLEAPVEMRRFRPNIVIEGAGAWDEDHWQILKIGDNHLSIVKPCSRCVMTTVDPSTGQKDAALQPLRTLSGYRRTQEGVIFGQNAIHESPGIIRVGDPVTVNKSE; from the coding sequence ATGAAGGTCCATTCGCTGTTTGTATACCCCGTCAAATCGTTGTCCGGTATTGAAGTGGCCCGTTTTGATACCGACGATTTCGGGCCAGTCGGGGATCGGCGCTGGATGATCGTCGATGACGATCGCCGATTCGTCACTCAGCGGGAGCATCCCGAACTTGCCAGGGTCGGAACCCGTCTGGAAAGTGATCGGGTAATTATCAGTATTCCGGATGAGGGAGAGTATTCCTTGATTGCCTCAGAAGAAGAGACTCGGGTCCTGGTGTGGCGAGACTGGGTGAAGGCCCGGACAGGTTTGCCGGAGGCAAATGATGCCCTTAGCCGGTTCTGCGGTAAGCCGGTTCGCCTGGTGTTTATGCCTGACAGCTCCTTTCGCCGCGTTGATGCGGGCCGTGTCGACGAATACCGGCGGGTAGGTTTTGCCGACGGATTTCCGTTTCTGGTGACCAATACTGCTTCGCTTGCAGAGCTGAATACGCGGCTTGAGGCGCCCGTGGAGATGCGCAGGTTCCGTCCCAACATTGTGATTGAGGGGGCGGGGGCCTGGGATGAAGATCATTGGCAGATTTTGAAGATCGGCGACAATCATCTGAGTATCGTAAAGCCCTGTTCGCGCTGTGTAATGACCACCGTGGATCCTTCCACGGGCCAGAAGGATGCTGCCCTGCAGCCCCTGAGGACGCTCTCCGGCTATCGCAGAACCCAGGAGGGCGTTATCTTCGGCCAGAATGCCATTCATGAATCACCGGGCATTATCCGGGTGGGTGATCCCGTTACTGTCAACAAATCGGAGTAG
- a CDS encoding DUF924 family protein: protein MFDWKEILDFWFGELDKHGLPDSDHRNKWFRSDRRFDQEIRRRFLSMVLFASEQGLDHWRREAGGVLAEIILLDQFSRNIFRGGAMAFDQDRQARKLCRQAMQKGQDTMLAPVHRAFLYMPLQHSELKDDQDMSVECYEQLARSTQGILADFMASFLQSARDHRAIIYKYGRFPHRNTALGRTSTPEELEYLKGGRRFGQ, encoded by the coding sequence ATGTTCGATTGGAAAGAGATTCTGGATTTCTGGTTTGGGGAATTGGACAAACATGGGCTGCCGGACAGCGACCATAGGAACAAATGGTTCCGGTCCGATCGCAGGTTCGATCAGGAAATCCGGCGGCGCTTCCTGTCCATGGTGCTGTTTGCATCAGAGCAGGGCCTGGACCACTGGCGCCGTGAGGCCGGCGGGGTACTGGCCGAAATCATCCTGCTTGACCAGTTTTCCCGGAATATATTCCGCGGCGGTGCCATGGCATTTGATCAGGATCGCCAGGCCAGGAAGCTCTGCCGGCAAGCGATGCAGAAAGGGCAGGATACGATGCTTGCCCCGGTGCACAGGGCGTTTCTTTATATGCCTCTGCAACATTCCGAGCTCAAGGACGATCAGGATATGTCCGTGGAATGTTACGAGCAGCTTGCAAGGTCTACGCAGGGAATTCTGGCTGATTTCATGGCCAGCTTTCTGCAGTCTGCCCGGGATCACCGGGCCATCATTTACAAGTACGGCCGCTTTCCCCACCGCAACACTGCGTTGGGCAGAACATCAACGCCGGAGGAGCTGGAGTATCTTAAAGGTGGGCGCCGGTTCGGCCAGTAA
- the ccoM gene encoding cytochrome c oxidase subunit CcoM — protein sequence MYMDAVVIAGIATVLLMVGFFVGVGIFVMKDQKEHGHQDRKEGKHGHKPV from the coding sequence ATGTATATGGACGCCGTTGTGATCGCGGGTATTGCCACTGTACTGCTGATGGTTGGCTTTTTCGTGGGTGTGGGTATCTTCGTGATGAAAGATCAGAAAGAGCACGGACACCAAGACAGAAAAGAAGGGAAACACGGCCACAAGCCGGTCTGA
- a CDS encoding acetate/propionate family kinase codes for MEDTVLVVNCGSSSLKLALFDSQHRKLASALAERLGQNDAFAHFEGREGTIPLDPGASHDQALNTLVTAFRDQGLMASAPTAVGHRVVHGGETFREAVLLDDDVVDAIEECAGLAPLHNPVNLSGIRATLAQFPEVPQTAVFDTAFHQTLPKRAFLYALPEAWYREWGIRRYGFHGTSHAFMAAEAARLLGKTPATTSVISAHLGNGCSITAIRDGISVDTSMGLTPLEGLVMGTRSGDVDPGLFDFLRSKGIAADEVHRVLNQESGLLGLSGQTNDMRSLCELADHGHEPSQTAIDVFCFRLARYVGAMMASLSHLDALVFTGGIGENSARIRAETINHLKLMGFELSPDLNKHHGEFSDGRIESADSRFPVLVIPTNEELVIAREASRFAGAIAAV; via the coding sequence ATGGAAGACACCGTACTTGTCGTGAACTGCGGCAGCTCATCCCTGAAACTCGCCTTGTTCGATAGCCAACACAGAAAGCTGGCGTCGGCTCTCGCCGAGCGCCTCGGCCAAAACGACGCCTTTGCCCACTTTGAAGGCCGGGAAGGAACCATTCCACTGGATCCCGGTGCCAGCCACGATCAGGCGCTGAATACCCTTGTTACGGCATTCCGGGATCAGGGACTGATGGCGTCGGCCCCTACGGCCGTTGGCCACCGGGTCGTTCATGGCGGCGAGACCTTCCGTGAGGCCGTACTTCTTGATGACGATGTCGTTGATGCCATTGAGGAATGTGCGGGTCTTGCGCCCCTTCACAATCCGGTCAATCTGTCCGGTATTCGCGCAACCCTGGCGCAGTTTCCCGAGGTGCCCCAGACTGCCGTTTTCGACACCGCCTTTCACCAGACCCTGCCCAAAAGGGCATTCCTCTATGCCCTGCCGGAGGCCTGGTATCGAGAGTGGGGAATTCGCCGTTATGGCTTCCACGGCACCAGTCATGCCTTCATGGCCGCCGAAGCTGCCCGTCTGCTGGGAAAAACACCCGCAACCACCTCCGTCATCTCGGCCCACCTGGGAAACGGATGCAGTATTACCGCCATCCGGGACGGGATCAGTGTCGATACCAGCATGGGTCTTACGCCATTGGAAGGCCTGGTGATGGGAACCCGTAGCGGCGATGTAGATCCTGGCCTGTTCGACTTTCTCCGCAGTAAGGGCATCGCCGCGGACGAGGTGCACCGGGTCCTGAACCAGGAAAGTGGCCTCCTAGGCCTGTCCGGGCAGACCAACGACATGCGTTCGCTCTGTGAGCTCGCGGACCATGGTCATGAGCCATCCCAAACCGCCATTGATGTGTTCTGCTTCCGCCTTGCCCGTTACGTTGGGGCCATGATGGCATCCCTCAGCCACCTGGACGCACTGGTTTTCACAGGCGGCATCGGGGAAAACAGCGCCCGGATCAGAGCGGAAACCATCAACCACCTCAAGCTCATGGGATTTGAACTCAGCCCGGACCTCAACAAGCATCATGGCGAATTCAGCGACGGCCGGATTGAAAGCGCCGACTCCAGGTTTCCCGTGTTGGTGATCCCCACCAACGAGGAACTGGTTATTGCCAGGGAAGCATCCCGGTTTGCCGGCGCTATTGCTGCAGTCTGA
- a CDS encoding EAL domain-containing protein, with the protein MPKLSTRLQRFRTGSPLSFRLLAWILLFSSAFTLVASALQIYSDYRKDLSQIDNRMQVVESGYASSLARSLWALDQKLLQTQMEGILSLPDVVHLRLRIEPDSELVMGEIPRAAKTTSHSFSLVHQGDEMFKLGELTVTADLDRVYEELKRKVGVILLTQFLKTFFVSILIIGIFQHFVARHLTTMANYARDFSLQTTSRPLTLDRPNTPSNRNDELGRVTDAINQMRERLNADMERQQKDAAEIRKFSKAIEQSPSSVLICDRQWRIEFANQKFTQLTGYEAASIIGKHPGALGKNDIENRESRHLWQSIRLQVQRVGVWQGEVNSVRRNGERFWEQLIVTPIKDESGGTTGYLILGEDISIRKRYEQQLLRQANYDILTGLPNRMLALDRLKLALAQARRESTLVGVMFLDLDNFKHINDTLGHDAGDNLLIEAARRISSCLRGTSTVARLGGDEFLVILPGLTGPEASSQVAERILKTFSPPYILNGQEVFVTTSIGIAIFPTDSDNSGTLLQHADAAMYQAKHKGKSSFAHFAPEMTEVSHERLKMESSMRRALELKEFELYFQPIVNTDSGTLCSVEALLRWNNPAMGMVMPDRFIPLAEETGLITPIGEWVLEEACRAAVGWKQATGKDIGISVNVSPRQFRDPGFTEAVMHALSTSGLAPEQLELEITERLILDNSIETAEILRQLDKAGIRLSVDDFGTGYSALSYLKSYPFDTLKIDKSFVQDVMKEPEDASLVRAIINMAHSLGLRVIAEGVEEEAQTHFLKKEGCDFSQGYFYSRPLPAPDFEAWLASNDRV; encoded by the coding sequence ATGCCAAAACTGTCGACGCGTCTTCAACGTTTTCGCACAGGCTCTCCCCTGTCTTTCAGGCTGTTGGCCTGGATTCTGCTATTCAGCTCGGCCTTTACACTTGTCGCATCCGCGCTCCAGATCTACTCCGATTATCGAAAAGACCTCTCGCAAATCGACAACCGCATGCAGGTTGTAGAGTCGGGTTACGCCTCCAGTCTTGCCCGGAGCTTGTGGGCCCTTGATCAGAAACTCCTGCAAACCCAGATGGAAGGCATACTCAGCCTACCCGATGTGGTGCACCTGCGCTTGCGAATAGAGCCGGATTCCGAGCTGGTTATGGGTGAGATCCCGAGGGCCGCGAAAACCACCTCTCACAGTTTCAGCCTCGTTCATCAGGGCGATGAAATGTTCAAGCTGGGCGAACTGACTGTCACTGCAGACCTGGACCGGGTCTACGAGGAGTTGAAACGGAAGGTGGGGGTTATTCTCCTGACCCAGTTCCTGAAAACGTTTTTTGTTTCAATCCTGATTATCGGGATCTTCCAGCACTTCGTCGCCCGTCATCTGACCACCATGGCGAATTACGCCCGGGACTTTTCCCTGCAAACCACCTCAAGACCACTGACGCTGGATAGGCCCAACACACCATCAAACCGCAACGACGAACTCGGTCGGGTCACAGATGCCATCAACCAGATGCGCGAGCGACTCAACGCAGATATGGAACGACAACAGAAGGACGCGGCTGAGATCCGGAAGTTTTCCAAAGCCATTGAACAAAGCCCCTCCTCTGTCCTGATCTGCGATCGTCAGTGGCGCATCGAGTTTGCCAACCAGAAGTTCACCCAGCTAACCGGGTACGAAGCCGCTTCGATTATCGGCAAGCACCCCGGCGCCCTTGGGAAGAACGATATTGAGAACCGTGAAAGCCGGCACCTGTGGCAATCCATCCGCCTTCAGGTTCAGCGGGTCGGCGTCTGGCAGGGGGAAGTGAATAGCGTGCGCCGTAACGGTGAGCGTTTCTGGGAGCAGCTGATTGTTACTCCCATTAAGGATGAATCCGGGGGAACTACCGGTTACCTTATCCTCGGTGAGGATATCAGCATCCGCAAACGTTATGAGCAGCAGCTCTTGCGCCAGGCCAACTACGACATCCTGACCGGACTGCCGAACCGGATGCTGGCCCTGGACCGGCTGAAGTTGGCGCTTGCCCAGGCACGCCGCGAGAGCACCCTTGTAGGGGTGATGTTCCTGGATCTGGACAACTTCAAGCACATTAACGATACGCTTGGCCATGATGCGGGCGACAATCTGCTGATTGAAGCAGCCCGGCGAATTTCGAGCTGCCTACGTGGTACCAGTACTGTTGCACGGCTGGGTGGCGATGAGTTCCTGGTAATCCTGCCGGGGCTGACTGGTCCAGAGGCCTCATCGCAGGTGGCAGAGCGTATCCTGAAAACGTTCTCTCCGCCCTACATACTCAATGGGCAGGAAGTTTTTGTAACAACGAGCATAGGCATTGCTATATTCCCAACGGATTCTGACAACAGCGGCACGCTGCTGCAGCACGCCGATGCCGCCATGTACCAGGCCAAGCATAAAGGTAAGAGTTCCTTTGCCCATTTCGCGCCGGAAATGACCGAAGTCTCCCACGAACGCCTGAAAATGGAGTCCAGCATGCGCAGGGCTCTGGAACTTAAGGAATTCGAACTGTATTTCCAGCCTATTGTTAATACTGACTCCGGCACACTTTGTTCGGTTGAAGCCCTGCTGCGGTGGAACAATCCGGCCATGGGCATGGTGATGCCCGATCGGTTCATTCCCCTGGCCGAGGAAACCGGCCTGATAACGCCTATCGGCGAGTGGGTTCTTGAGGAGGCTTGTCGTGCCGCCGTGGGATGGAAGCAGGCCACCGGAAAAGACATCGGCATTTCCGTGAACGTATCCCCACGCCAGTTCCGGGATCCGGGCTTTACCGAGGCCGTAATGCACGCCCTCTCGACCAGCGGCCTGGCACCAGAACAGCTGGAACTTGAAATTACCGAACGACTGATTCTGGACAACTCCATTGAAACTGCCGAAATCCTGCGCCAGCTCGACAAGGCCGGGATCCGATTGTCAGTAGACGATTTTGGTACAGGCTACTCTGCCCTCAGCTATCTGAAGAGTTACCCGTTTGATACCCTGAAAATTGACAAGTCCTTTGTCCAGGATGTCATGAAGGAGCCCGAGGATGCCTCTCTGGTGCGGGCCATTATCAACATGGCCCACAGCCTGGGCCTGCGGGTGATCGCTGAAGGGGTGGAAGAAGAGGCACAGACGCACTTCCTGAAAAAGGAAGGTTGCGACTTCTCCCAGGGGTACTTCTACAGTCGTCCTCTGCCAGCGCCAGATTTTGAAGCCTGGCTGGCCAGCAATGACCGGGTATAG